The genomic interval CGGAACACCCCCTTGCGCAGGCGCCCGTTGACGATTTGGAGGTTTATGTCGGACGGCGCGACGCCGAGCACGACATAGGAATCCTGGCCTGAGGGCGGGGCCGCCAAGTCCTCCGGCGACGAGATGCAGGCCGACAGCGCCAGCAGGGCGAGGCAGGCGCAGAGCGCCCGAAGCTTCACGATCATCATGGCAAATCCCCGAACCCGTCGCACTATAGCGCACCGGGCCGAATCCGAAATCCCGCGGCGCTCATGCCGCGGCGACGCATTCCATCTCCACCCGCGCCCCGAGGATGAGCTGGTGCGCGCCGATGGCGGTGCGCGCCGGAAAGCGGCCGGCCTTGAAATAGGGGACATAGACGGCGTTGAACGCGCCCCACTCCGCCATGTCGGCAAGATAGACGGTGCATTTGACGAGAAGGTCGAAATCCGATCCCGCCTCCTTCAGAACCGCGGCGATGTTCTCCATCAATTGCCGGCTCTCCGCTTCGATGCCGCCCGGCACCAGCGCCATCTTGCCCGGGACGTTGCCGATGCAGCCGGAGAGATAGAGCATGCCGCCGGCGCGGACCGCCTGGCTGAACGGCAGGTTCGCGGCCTGGGCGGCGGCGCCGTTGATGAACTCGATCATGGAGAACTCCGGGTGATGGATGGCCGGCAAATCCTAGGATAGCGCATCGCCGCGCCCCGCGGTGTCTTGCGCCAGCCCCGCGACGCGCCGCGCCGCGTGCTCGATATGCACCAGCCTGCGCTTCAGCACCGACATCCCGTTCGGCTGGTAGAGATCGTCCCGCGACGTCTTGCTCAGGCGCGGCGGCGCCTTCTCCGACGGCGCGGTGTCGAGGATTTCGAGCACCCGCCCGCGCATCTCGGCGGTCAGCGTCTCGGCCTGGGGGATTTTGTCCAGCTCCTCGCCGCGCAGCGAATACAGCACCTGCATCGACGTCAGGTCCGACAGCAACAGATAGTTCGCGGCCAGGAGCGCGTTCAGCCGCCCCAGCAGGTCCTTGCCGGTGTTCGGCTCGTCGGCCAGCCGCCGCACCGCGCCGGAGAGCGCCGCCACCGCCTCGAACAGCTTCTTGCGCGCCAGCCGGTAGTTCTGCTCGACCCGCGTCCGCGTCATCGCCTGGACGGCGAAGTCGCGGTCCGCCTTGAGCAGGCCCGCGATATTGCGCGGCAGGTCGTGGCGCTCCCAGGTCGGCAGCAGGAAGCTGAAGACATAGCTCAGCGCCGCCCCGATCAGCGTGTCGCCGATCCGCTCGGCCAGCGCGTGATGCGCGGCGGGCTGCAGGAAGTGCAGCAGCAGCAGCGCCGACACCGAGGCCGAGGCCGCCGTCACGCGATAGTTCACCGCCCCGAAAGCATGGCTCACCCCCGTCGCCAGCGCCACGAATACGAGCAGGTACTCGACCGGCACGAAGCCCTGCAGCCCGGCCGCCAGCACGCAGCCCGCCAGCGTGCCGATGATGCGGTCGGCGCGGCGCTGGCGCGTCACGCTGAAATTGGCGCGCATGATCAGCGCGATGGTGAGCAGGATCCAGCTTGCATGCGCGAAGCGCGGAAAGGCGACGGTGAGCGCCAGCCCCGCGATCATCGCCAGCGCCAGGCGGATCGCATAGCGGAAGGCCGGCTTGCCGAAGCCGAGCTGCGCCTTCAGATGCCGGAGGCCGCGCGGCCCCTGCTGGCGGAACAGGTTGAGGTCGGCATGCGGCTGCGGCGGCTCCTTGGCGCCGATGGCGGCGATGCGCAGCGCCGACTGCGCCAGCTTGTCGGCGGTCGAGCGGAACGCCGCGATCGCCTGCAGCTCCGGCTCGTCGCCGGCCGTCGACGGGGCGATGCGGGCGATCTCCGCCGCGATGGCGTCGCGCTCGCGGACATGCGGCTCGATCTCGACCACCTCGGCCGGCGCCAGCGCCAGCCGCTCGGCGTCCTGCGCCAGCGCCAGCGTCATGCCGCGCAGCCGGCGCATCAGGTGGCGGTGCCGCGATTTCTGCAGGATCTCGATATCGGCGTCGCTCGACAGGATGGTCTCGAACGCGTCGAGCAGCGCGATCAGCGCCCGCGCCTGGCGGTGCTGCCAGGACTTGGCCGTCCGCGCATAGATCGCGTCGCGCGCGATCTGCATGCGCTCGACCGCCGCGGCATGGGCCTCGATCATTGCCGCGAAGGCCTTGGCGCCGTCGCGCTCGACCTCGAACAGTTCCGCCTTGGCGCGCAGATAGCCGGCGAAGCTGCGCAGCGCCTCGGCCAGCAGCAGCCGGCGCACGCGCGCGTCGAACACCCAGGCCAGGCCGAGCGCATAGGCCGCGTAGATCGCGGCGCCCGCCGCGAACAGCGCCATATGCGCGATCGCCTCCCGTTCGCCCGCGATCTCCGCCGCCAGCGCCAGCACGAAGGCGAGCACGGTGACGACGCCGAGCCCGACCGCCCGCTTGCCATAGGCCGAGATCAGCCCCGCCCACAGCGCGACGGCCGCCGTCACGGCGAACTCTCCCCACACGACACCTTTCACGAGCAGCGTCGCCGCCGTCGCCAGGCAGGCCATGACGATCGCGGCGGCCAGCGCCCGCGGCTTCTCGTTCAGGGGATCGGGCTGGTCGGCGATGGAGACGCACAGCGCGCCGGTGGCCGCCGCGATTCCGGCCGCGAGGCCCAGCGGCAGGCCGGCGATCAGACCGGCCAAAGATACGCCAAGGCTCACCGACAGCCCGTTTTCGAGGTGCGGCCGGTAGAGCAGGGGATGGAGGGTGCGGGTGAGGCGCGACATGGCTTCCCTCCCGTAAACGAGGTTGGCCGTTTACGGCAAGCGCCGCCTCGCCTAAAACCTTGCTCCGTCAGGCCAAATCAACGGCCGCTCCGGGGTTCGATGTTCAAGAAAATCCTTATCGCCAATCGCGGCGAGATCGCCTGCCGCGTCATCAAGACCGCCCGCAAAATGGGTATCGCGACGGTTGCCGTCTATTCCGACGCCGACCGCGACGCCCTGCATGTCGAAATGGCCGACGAGGCCGTGCATATCGGCCCGCCGCCCTCGGCCCAGTCCTATCTCGTCATCGACCGGATCGTGCAGGCCTGCCGGGATACCGGGGCCGAGGCCGTGCATCCCGGCTACGGCTTCCTGTCGGAGCGCGAGGCCTTTGCCGAGGCGCTGGCCAAGGCCGGCGTGGTCTTCATCGGCCCGAACAATCGGGCCATCGCCGCGATGGGCGACAAGATCGAATCCAAGAAGCTCGCCCAGGCCGCCAAGGTGAACACCGTTCCCGGCTTCATCGGCGAGATCACCGACGACGCCCATGCCCGCAAGATCGCCAGGGAGATCGGCTATCCGGTGATGGTGAAGGCCTCGGCCGGCGGCGGCGGCAAGGGCCTGCGCATCGTCCACAAGGAGGAAGACCTCGTCCAGGCGATCAAATCCTCCCAGCACGAAGCCAAGGCCTCCTTCGGCGACGACCGCCTGTTCATCGAGAAATTCGTCACCGAGCCCCGCCATATCGAAATCCAGGTGATGGGCGACCGCCACGGCAACGTCGTCTATCTGAACGAGCGCGAATGCTCGATCCAGCGCCGCAACCAGAAGGTGATCGAGGAGGCGCCGTCGCCCTTCCTGGACGCCGCCACGCGCAAGGCGATGGGCGAGCAGGCGGTGATGCTGTCCAAGGCGGTCGGCTACGACAGCGCCGGAACGGTGGAATTCATCGTCGACAAGGACCGCAAATTCTACTTCCTCGAAATGAACACGCGTCTCCAGGTCGAGCATCCCGTGACCGAGCTCACCACCGGTCTCGATCTGGTCGAGCTGATGATCCGCTCCGCCGCCGGCGAGAAGCTGCCGATCGCCCAAAAGGACGTCGGCCTGAACGGCTGGGCGGTCGAGTCCCGCGTCTATGCCGAGGACCCCTATCGCGGCTTCCTGCCCTCCACCGGCCGCCTCGTGCGCTATCGCCCGCCGGCCGAAGGCGATTTCGGCGACATCACGGTGCGCAACGACACCGGCGTCTATGAGGGCGGCGAGATCTCGATGTTCTACGATCCCATGATCGCCAAGCTCTGCACCCATGCGCCGACCCGGCTGGAAGCCGTGGACGCGATGGCCAAGGCGCTGGACGAATTCCGCATCGAGGGCATCAACCACAACATCGCCTTCCTGACCGCGATCATGCACAACGAACGTTTCCGCGAGGGCCGGCTGACCACGGCGTTCATCGCCGAGGAATTCCCCGACGGTTTCCATGGCCTCGCGCTCGACGACGGCGACAAGCGCCGCTTCGTCGCCGCGGCGGTCGCCGCGCGGCTCACCCGCGGCCTGCGCGCCAGCGGCATCACCGGCACGCTGAACGGCGCGCATCGCCTGGCCGGCGATTACGTGGTCTCGCTCGACGGCGAGGCCTTCGCGGTCTCCCAGGCCAATCTCGCGGCCGGCAATCTCAGCCTGGTGATCGACGGCAAGCCGTACGATGCGCTGACCGAATGGATGCCGGGCCAGCCGATCATGCATCTCGCCGGCTGCGACGGCGAGCACGCCATCCAGCTCGGCCGCATCCAGGGCGGCTACAAATTGGGCCAGGGCGGCCGCACCGTCACCGCGATCGTGCGCTCGCCCGAGGGCGCGCGGCTGGCCGCGCTGATGCCCGAGAAGGTCGCGGCCGACACCTCGAAGATGCTGCTCTGCCCGATGCCCGGACTGATCGTCTCGGTGAACGTCGCCGTCGGCCAGGAGGTCAAGGCGGGCGAGACGCTGGCCGTGGTCGAGGCGATGAAGATGGAGAACGTCCTGACCGCCGAGCGCGACGGCACGATCAAGAAGATCAACGCCGCGAAGGGCGACAGCCTCGCGCTGGACGACGTGATCCTGGAGTTCGCCTAGCAGCTCCTCCACCTCCCAACTGTCATCCGCCGCGAATGCGGCGGACCCAGTTGACGTTTGCACCGGCTGCCCAGGCGTTAACTGGGTGCCCCGCATTCGCGGGGCATGACACCAGTGGTGATGTTAAAACGTCCTTCGTATCTGGAAATCGATCTGCGGCATCGAATGCGCGCGGTATTCGTCGATATTGTCCAGCGGCGAGGTGTTGCGCGGCCCCGAATAGTTGAATCTCTTGTCGTCGTAGACGAAGCTCGTGATGTTGTCGCCCTCGATGTGGAAGCTCCACGCCGCGCTCGGCTTGTAGTCCCAGAAGATGCTGAAATAGGGCGGCACGAGCTTGGTCTGGCGCACCTGCGCGAGCCGGAAGGCATCCTCGGACCAGCCATTGTTGAAGGAGATGCCCCAGGTCGATTTCAGGCTGTCCACGTCCTGGGTGAAGCTCACACGGATGCTCTGCGGCCGCTGTTCGGAGATCACACGGTTGGTGCCGGTCACCGGATCGCGCACCGAGGTGAGGTTGAAGGTGTTCGTCGCGGTCAGAAGTCCGTTCGGGATGAAGATGCGGTCGAGCGGCAGCGTCACCTGCAAGGTGATCTGGTTGTTCTGGCCGTTGCCGATGTTTCCTGGCGCGTCGAACACCCCGCTCGGGCTCGTCACCGGAATGAAATCGACGACGTCCTTGATCTCCTCATGCATGACGGTCAGCACCAGGGCGCCCTTGCCCCAGAAATGCCGCTCGAACGACACCTCGTATTGCGAGCGCTGGTCGGGACGTATGTTCTCGTTGCCCGCCGTGATGCCGGTGGCGGCCAGGTTGGCACTGGCGATGAAGTTGTTGAAATCGAGCTGGCCGACGACCTTCTCGTAGCGCAGCCGCACCTGGGTGTCCTTGTCCGGCGACCAGGTCAGCACCGCGCGCGGCTTGGGATAGAAGAACGACCGGCTGAGGCTGACCGAGCCGGTTTCGCTGATGGTCGAATATTCCGCGCGGATGCCGGCCTCGAGCAGCCATTCCGGCGAGTATTTCCACGTGCCCTGCGCGAACACCTCGCCGCGCCGCTCCTCGACCCGCGCGTCCGGCGCGGGCAGGGGCTGGATGACATTGTCGACGAAGAACGCGGTCGAGCCGTCGAGGAAATTGAACGCGCCCTCGGCGCCGCTCTCCAGCGTCAGCTCCGGCATCGGCTGGTAGCGCAGCGTCGCCCGCGCAATGGTCTCGCCCATGTCGGACTTGGAGACGAAATGCTGCAGCGTGGTGCCGTCGTCGGAATCCGAGCTCGCATTGTTGTGGTCGTAGCGCTGCAGCACCAGCGTCTCCAGCTCCGTAGCCCCGACCTTGCCTTTCCAGTGCAGGCCGAGCTCCGCGATGTTGTCGCGGTTGCGGTCCTTGAACTCCTCGAAGAATCCCGGCCGCGAATAGGACAGGCGGTCGATATACGGGATGTTCTGCAGCGTCAGGTTCGCCTTGAACTCGCCGCCCCAGAGCGGGACCGTCGCCGTGCCCTTGGCCGACAGGCCGGTGCCGAGCCCATGGCTGATCGTCTGATCCTGCGTCAGCAGATGGCCCGCTCCGTCGAACACGTTGTGGATGCCGTGGCCGACGGAATCGTCATAGCCCTGGGTCAGCCCGAACGAACCCTCATAGGTCGCCTGTCCCACATGGCGCGTGAACAGCAGCGACGCATAGGGCACCATGTGGCCGTCGATGAAGACGAAGTCCTCGGCCGTCGCCACGAGATGGGTCGAATCCCCCTTCTTGAGGACGACATTGGCGACCACCGTCTGGCCCTGCATGTCGATGCCCGGCGCGCCGCCGCGGATCAGCTCGATATGGTCGACGTCGGCGGCGTTGATGCGGTTGAGCACCGACTGCAGCGCGTCGTTCTTGGAGGTCGGCCGCTGCCCGTTGATCAGGACGTTGCCGGCGGTGCCGGCGAAGCCGCGCGCCGAGCCGACATCGGCGAAGGTGAACCCCGGCAGCCGGTTGATCATGTCATAGGCCGTGTTCGGCCGCGCATCGGCGAAGAACGCCGGGTCGTAGTTCAGGATGCTGGTCTGCGACTGGGCATGGGCGGATGAGATCGCCAGCAAGGCCGCGGCTGTCCATGCGGCCGTCCGTTTGAGCGTCAAGCGGGGATTCCCCAATATCTGTCGTGTGTTGTCGTTGCTCTAGTCGTCAAATTGGAGGCGGCACGCCTCGTCGGACAATGCGCGCCCCGCGCATAGCTCGATTGCGCGGCTCGTTTGATTGCCGACTAGCGGGGCGGGCGCAATCGCCGGCGCCGCGGTGGCGCCGCCGTCACGCGATCGTGACCGCGAGGTCCGACGGACGGCCACTGGAACTGCGCCGGCGCATCGGCCATACCTTTGCCATGAGCGACGACGATTTCACCCATCTGCGCCTTCGGATAGAAGGATTCGTGCAGGCCGTCGGCTATCGCAATTATGTGATCGCCGAAGCGACGCGCCTCGGGGTCGACGGCTGGATCCGCAACCGCTCCGACGGAACGGTCGAGGTCCTGGTCTCCGGCCCCAACAAGACCGTCGAGACCCTGATCGGCCTGTGCATGAAGGGCCCGCCCGGCTCGACCGTGCGCAATGTCGAGATGCACAAGGCCGACCCGGCCGAGGAAAAGGGCTTCAGGCGTCGCCCGTCGGTTTAGGCGCGCGTGCGGAACAGCTCGCGCAGCACGCAGATCAGGAACGTCAGCGCGCCCAGCAGCGCGAGGCCGCCGGCGGCGCCCGACGCGGGTCCCCAGACCGCCGAATTGCCGGTCGTCAGCAGCAGCGTCAACGTCACGGTCATCGCCAGAACGCCCAGCGTCGAGAAAGTGAAATTGATCCAGGCCAGGCGC from Rhizomicrobium sp. carries:
- a CDS encoding FUSC family membrane protein: MSRLTRTLHPLLYRPHLENGLSVSLGVSLAGLIAGLPLGLAAGIAAATGALCVSIADQPDPLNEKPRALAAAIVMACLATAATLLVKGVVWGEFAVTAAVALWAGLISAYGKRAVGLGVVTVLAFVLALAAEIAGEREAIAHMALFAAGAAIYAAYALGLAWVFDARVRRLLLAEALRSFAGYLRAKAELFEVERDGAKAFAAMIEAHAAAVERMQIARDAIYARTAKSWQHRQARALIALLDAFETILSSDADIEILQKSRHRHLMRRLRGMTLALAQDAERLALAPAEVVEIEPHVRERDAIAAEIARIAPSTAGDEPELQAIAAFRSTADKLAQSALRIAAIGAKEPPQPHADLNLFRQQGPRGLRHLKAQLGFGKPAFRYAIRLALAMIAGLALTVAFPRFAHASWILLTIALIMRANFSVTRQRRADRIIGTLAGCVLAAGLQGFVPVEYLLVFVALATGVSHAFGAVNYRVTAASASVSALLLLHFLQPAAHHALAERIGDTLIGAALSYVFSFLLPTWERHDLPRNIAGLLKADRDFAVQAMTRTRVEQNYRLARKKLFEAVAALSGAVRRLADEPNTGKDLLGRLNALLAANYLLLSDLTSMQVLYSLRGEELDKIPQAETLTAEMRGRVLEILDTAPSEKAPPRLSKTSRDDLYQPNGMSVLKRRLVHIEHAARRVAGLAQDTAGRGDALS
- a CDS encoding Rid family detoxifying hydrolase — encoded protein: MIEFINGAAAQAANLPFSQAVRAGGMLYLSGCIGNVPGKMALVPGGIEAESRQLMENIAAVLKEAGSDFDLLVKCTVYLADMAEWGAFNAVYVPYFKAGRFPARTAIGAHQLILGARVEMECVAAA
- a CDS encoding TonB-dependent receptor; the encoded protein is MTLKRTAAWTAAALLAISSAHAQSQTSILNYDPAFFADARPNTAYDMINRLPGFTFADVGSARGFAGTAGNVLINGQRPTSKNDALQSVLNRINAADVDHIELIRGGAPGIDMQGQTVVANVVLKKGDSTHLVATAEDFVFIDGHMVPYASLLFTRHVGQATYEGSFGLTQGYDDSVGHGIHNVFDGAGHLLTQDQTISHGLGTGLSAKGTATVPLWGGEFKANLTLQNIPYIDRLSYSRPGFFEEFKDRNRDNIAELGLHWKGKVGATELETLVLQRYDHNNASSDSDDGTTLQHFVSKSDMGETIARATLRYQPMPELTLESGAEGAFNFLDGSTAFFVDNVIQPLPAPDARVEERRGEVFAQGTWKYSPEWLLEAGIRAEYSTISETGSVSLSRSFFYPKPRAVLTWSPDKDTQVRLRYEKVVGQLDFNNFIASANLAATGITAGNENIRPDQRSQYEVSFERHFWGKGALVLTVMHEEIKDVVDFIPVTSPSGVFDAPGNIGNGQNNQITLQVTLPLDRIFIPNGLLTATNTFNLTSVRDPVTGTNRVISEQRPQSIRVSFTQDVDSLKSTWGISFNNGWSEDAFRLAQVRQTKLVPPYFSIFWDYKPSAAWSFHIEGDNITSFVYDDKRFNYSGPRNTSPLDNIDEYRAHSMPQIDFQIRRTF
- a CDS encoding acylphosphatase; amino-acid sequence: MSDDDFTHLRLRIEGFVQAVGYRNYVIAEATRLGVDGWIRNRSDGTVEVLVSGPNKTVETLIGLCMKGPPGSTVRNVEMHKADPAEEKGFRRRPSV
- a CDS encoding acetyl/propionyl/methylcrotonyl-CoA carboxylase subunit alpha, whose translation is MFKKILIANRGEIACRVIKTARKMGIATVAVYSDADRDALHVEMADEAVHIGPPPSAQSYLVIDRIVQACRDTGAEAVHPGYGFLSEREAFAEALAKAGVVFIGPNNRAIAAMGDKIESKKLAQAAKVNTVPGFIGEITDDAHARKIAREIGYPVMVKASAGGGGKGLRIVHKEEDLVQAIKSSQHEAKASFGDDRLFIEKFVTEPRHIEIQVMGDRHGNVVYLNERECSIQRRNQKVIEEAPSPFLDAATRKAMGEQAVMLSKAVGYDSAGTVEFIVDKDRKFYFLEMNTRLQVEHPVTELTTGLDLVELMIRSAAGEKLPIAQKDVGLNGWAVESRVYAEDPYRGFLPSTGRLVRYRPPAEGDFGDITVRNDTGVYEGGEISMFYDPMIAKLCTHAPTRLEAVDAMAKALDEFRIEGINHNIAFLTAIMHNERFREGRLTTAFIAEEFPDGFHGLALDDGDKRRFVAAAVAARLTRGLRASGITGTLNGAHRLAGDYVVSLDGEAFAVSQANLAAGNLSLVIDGKPYDALTEWMPGQPIMHLAGCDGEHAIQLGRIQGGYKLGQGGRTVTAIVRSPEGARLAALMPEKVAADTSKMLLCPMPGLIVSVNVAVGQEVKAGETLAVVEAMKMENVLTAERDGTIKKINAAKGDSLALDDVILEFA